A single region of the Nocardioides aurantiacus genome encodes:
- a CDS encoding uroporphyrinogen-III synthase yields MTQPGDRPLAGYRIGVTAARKAEEQVALLERRGAHVEVAPALSLDPHRVDDAQLRAATDDVLARPLDLFLATTGIGMKAWFEAAARWGLLEPLLARIGEAEILARGPKSVGALRRYGLRELWSPESEEFEDVLDHLRGRDLTGRRIVVQEHGQSLSMVGHALRRRGADVTTVSVYRVVVAEDLEPVFGLIDQIADRRLDAVTFTSAPAVAALMDAAGSTGRRDEVVSAFQADVVASCVGPVTSAAFELWGVPTIFPERSRLAAMVKQLEAELPSRREGLALELASGHQLLLHGEEVLVDGVEVRLSAAPASVLQALVSNPGNVVSRQALLAMLPSGTAGSEHAVEMAVARLRAALGTRAVQTVVKRGYRLAVA; encoded by the coding sequence TGACGCAGCCCGGCGACCGGCCGCTGGCCGGCTACCGCATCGGCGTGACCGCGGCCCGCAAGGCCGAGGAGCAGGTCGCGCTGCTGGAGCGCCGGGGCGCCCACGTCGAGGTGGCGCCCGCGCTGTCGCTCGACCCCCACCGGGTCGACGACGCCCAGCTGCGCGCCGCGACCGACGACGTGCTCGCCCGCCCGCTCGACCTCTTCCTCGCCACCACCGGCATCGGCATGAAGGCGTGGTTCGAGGCCGCCGCCCGCTGGGGGCTGCTCGAGCCCCTGCTCGCCCGGATCGGCGAGGCCGAGATCCTGGCCCGCGGCCCCAAGAGCGTCGGGGCGCTGCGCCGCTACGGCCTGCGCGAGCTCTGGTCACCCGAGTCCGAGGAGTTCGAGGACGTGCTGGACCACCTGCGCGGCCGCGACCTGACGGGGCGCCGGATCGTGGTGCAGGAGCACGGCCAGTCGCTGTCGATGGTCGGCCACGCGCTGCGGCGCCGGGGGGCCGACGTGACCACGGTCAGCGTCTACCGCGTCGTCGTAGCCGAGGACCTCGAGCCCGTCTTCGGGCTGATCGACCAGATCGCCGACCGCCGCCTCGACGCCGTCACCTTCACCTCCGCCCCGGCCGTCGCCGCGCTGATGGACGCGGCGGGCTCGACCGGCCGCCGCGACGAGGTGGTCTCGGCCTTCCAGGCCGACGTCGTCGCCTCGTGCGTCGGCCCGGTCACCTCGGCCGCCTTCGAGCTGTGGGGCGTGCCCACGATCTTCCCCGAGCGCTCCCGGCTCGCCGCCATGGTCAAGCAGCTCGAGGCCGAGCTGCCCTCGCGGCGCGAGGGCCTCGCACTCGAGCTCGCCAGCGGCCACCAGCTGCTGCTGCACGGCGAGGAGGTGCTCGTCGACGGCGTCGAGGTGCGGCTCTCCGCCGCGCCGGCGTCGGTGCTGCAGGCGCTGGTCAGCAACCCCGGCAACGTGGTCTCCCGCCAGGCGCTGCTCGCGATGCTGCCCAGCGGCACCGCCGGCAGCGAGCACGCCGTCGAGATGGCGGTCGCCCGGCTGCGGGCCGCGCTCGGCACCCGGGCGGTGCAGACCGTGGTCAAGCGCGGCTACCGGCTGGCGGTCGCGTGA
- a CDS encoding sirohydrochlorin chelatase, whose protein sequence is MSTPTDGARRLVTVAHGTRKAAGNRVAVEITRLAAERLGCEAVTSYVELCDPLLTEVLATSATPTVVLPLLLSTGFHLRQDLPEAVAGAGGPVVLGRSLGPHALLADAQVDQLRRVGATPGDPLVMVAAGSSDALATRDLERAADLLARAWGGPVRVSTLSGLGRRPEEVVRAGDLVSPYLLASGFFADRAARVAREAGATLVADVIGPHPLVVDLVVRRTRALFSIDPADLRAGVDTAPLG, encoded by the coding sequence GTGAGCACGCCGACGGACGGGGCGCGGCGCCTGGTCACGGTCGCCCACGGCACTCGCAAGGCGGCCGGCAACCGGGTCGCCGTCGAGATCACCCGGCTCGCGGCCGAGCGCCTGGGGTGCGAGGCCGTCACGTCGTACGTCGAGCTGTGCGACCCGCTGCTGACCGAGGTACTCGCCACCTCCGCGACACCGACCGTGGTGCTGCCGCTGCTGCTCTCGACCGGCTTCCACCTGCGCCAGGACCTGCCCGAGGCGGTCGCGGGAGCGGGTGGACCCGTCGTGCTGGGGCGCTCGCTCGGCCCCCACGCCCTGCTCGCCGACGCCCAGGTCGACCAGCTCCGCCGCGTCGGCGCCACGCCGGGCGACCCGCTCGTCATGGTCGCGGCCGGCTCGAGCGACGCCCTGGCCACCCGCGACCTCGAGCGCGCCGCTGACCTGCTCGCCCGCGCCTGGGGCGGCCCGGTGCGCGTCTCGACGCTGTCGGGCCTGGGCCGCCGGCCCGAGGAGGTGGTGCGCGCGGGCGACCTCGTCTCGCCGTACCTCCTGGCCTCGGGGTTCTTCGCCGACCGCGCCGCCCGGGTCGCCCGCGAGGCCGGAGCGACGCTGGTGGCCGACGTGATCGGACCGCACCCGCTCGTGGTCGACCTCGTCGTGCGCCGCACCCGGGCGCTGTTCTCGATCGACCCGGCCGACCTGCGCGCGGGCGTCGACACCGCTCCCCTCGGCTAG
- a CDS encoding MFS transporter: MTTSTHPVPRTSLTGVARAGGRDFLVLDAAARLPTAMLPLGLLLLVANRTGSYGTGGLAVAALSLGAAAGGPLVGALADRLGQRGVALVVTLVQAAALLTLLVSTLPLPLLLGLGAVVGLSNPQMGAMARTRWSARGRGRDDERGFVSAAMALEGALDEVSFVLGPVLVGTLAALVAPAAPLWLALGLAVVAHLGFGLHRSALRARPRRSAHEVHSPLPVARLAVLLLALGSVGVVFGASQTGLAARLALTGDDALTGLVYGVGAVGSAVTALLTTRLPERIGHELRIVVSGGAMVAAGLLLAAATTPLALAGAMLLLGTALAPTLISAYALAERLAPPDWATTTMTALSTANVVGVAAGAAAAGGLVDGAGPTAALLVVAVAGASVLLAGLVARASYARRTGV; encoded by the coding sequence ATGACCACCTCGACCCACCCCGTCCCCCGCACCTCACTGACGGGCGTCGCCCGTGCCGGCGGTCGTGACTTCCTCGTCCTCGACGCCGCGGCCCGGCTGCCGACGGCGATGCTGCCGCTCGGCCTGCTGCTGCTCGTCGCGAACCGCACCGGCTCCTACGGCACCGGCGGCCTCGCGGTCGCCGCACTCAGTCTCGGTGCCGCCGCCGGCGGCCCGCTCGTCGGCGCGCTCGCCGACCGGCTCGGGCAGCGGGGCGTGGCGCTGGTCGTCACGCTGGTCCAGGCTGCGGCGCTGCTGACCCTCCTCGTCTCGACGCTCCCGCTCCCGCTGCTGCTCGGGCTCGGCGCGGTCGTCGGGCTCAGCAACCCTCAGATGGGCGCGATGGCCCGCACCCGCTGGTCGGCGCGGGGCCGGGGGCGCGACGACGAGCGCGGCTTCGTGTCGGCGGCGATGGCGCTGGAGGGCGCCCTCGACGAGGTGTCGTTCGTGCTCGGCCCGGTGCTGGTCGGCACCCTCGCCGCGCTGGTCGCCCCCGCCGCCCCGCTGTGGCTCGCCCTCGGCCTGGCCGTCGTCGCCCACCTCGGGTTCGGGCTGCACCGCAGCGCGCTGCGGGCGCGTCCACGCCGCTCCGCCCACGAGGTCCACAGCCCGCTGCCGGTCGCGCGGCTGGCGGTGCTGCTCCTCGCCCTCGGCTCGGTCGGCGTGGTCTTCGGCGCCTCCCAGACCGGGCTCGCGGCCCGGCTGGCGCTCACCGGCGACGACGCCCTGACCGGGCTGGTCTACGGGGTCGGGGCCGTCGGCTCGGCGGTCACCGCGCTGCTCACCACCCGGCTGCCGGAGCGCATCGGCCACGAGCTGCGCATCGTCGTCTCCGGTGGTGCGATGGTCGCGGCCGGCCTGCTGCTCGCGGCTGCCACGACACCCCTGGCGCTCGCCGGCGCGATGCTGCTGCTCGGCACCGCGCTGGCGCCGACGCTGATCAGCGCCTACGCCCTGGCCGAGCGGTTGGCCCCGCCCGACTGGGCGACCACCACCATGACGGCGCTGTCGACGGCCAACGTCGTGGGCGTCGCGGCGGGGGCCGCGGCGGCCGGCGGGCTGGTCGACGGAGCCGGGCCCACGGCCGCCCTGCTCGTCGTCGCCGTCGCCGGCGCGTCGGTCCTGCTCGCCGGGCTCGTCGCCCGGGCGTCGTACGCACGTCGCACCGGGGTCTAG
- a CDS encoding MauE/DoxX family redox-associated membrane protein encodes MIQPGAPRLGWAWVVVVLFTASGVLHLVRPSAFEAQVPDFLPLQTAVVVVSGVLELACAALLLLPRTRRLGGLAAALLLVAVFPGNLWQSWEAWQDHQAGEASTAYLVGTLVRLPLQLPLVWWTWRLWRGRRG; translated from the coding sequence GTGATCCAGCCGGGTGCGCCGCGGCTGGGCTGGGCGTGGGTCGTGGTCGTGCTGTTCACGGCCTCGGGGGTGCTGCACCTGGTGCGGCCCTCGGCGTTCGAGGCGCAGGTGCCCGACTTCCTGCCGCTGCAGACCGCCGTCGTGGTCGTCTCCGGCGTGCTCGAGCTGGCCTGCGCGGCGCTGCTGCTCCTGCCCCGCACTCGACGTCTCGGCGGCCTCGCCGCGGCACTGCTGCTGGTCGCGGTCTTCCCGGGCAACCTGTGGCAGAGCTGGGAGGCGTGGCAGGACCACCAGGCGGGCGAGGCGAGCACGGCGTACCTCGTCGGCACGCTGGTGCGGCTGCCCCTCCAGCTTCCGCTGGTCTGGTGGACCTGGCGGCTCTGGCGGGGACGTCGGGGCTAG
- a CDS encoding SRPBCC family protein, whose protein sequence is MTRDLTVSDSVVVDAPASVIWAQLADPTQMPRWSPENTGARLEGDAVDGGRPLTEGESFSGTNKRGRARWTTRCVVRRSVPGERFCFDVVGWGVGSPRLRVKVARWDYALEPVEGGTRVTETWSDGRRGWPTWLANAFDKAAAGRPFAQFQRRNIARTLAALKADLDGAT, encoded by the coding sequence ATGACCCGCGACCTGACCGTGAGCGACAGCGTGGTGGTCGACGCCCCGGCGTCGGTCATCTGGGCGCAGCTGGCCGACCCCACCCAGATGCCCCGGTGGAGCCCGGAGAACACCGGCGCCCGGCTCGAGGGGGACGCGGTCGACGGCGGTCGTCCGCTCACCGAGGGCGAGTCGTTCTCGGGGACGAACAAGCGGGGTCGGGCGCGGTGGACCACCCGGTGCGTCGTACGCCGCTCGGTGCCGGGGGAGCGGTTCTGCTTCGACGTCGTGGGCTGGGGCGTCGGCAGCCCGCGGCTGCGCGTGAAGGTCGCGCGGTGGGACTACGCCCTCGAGCCGGTCGAGGGCGGGACCCGGGTGACCGAGACCTGGAGCGACGGGCGGCGCGGCTGGCCGACCTGGCTGGCGAACGCCTTCGACAAGGCGGCCGCCGGTCGGCCGTTCGCGCAGTTCCAGCGCCGCAACATCGCCCGCACCCTGGCTGCGCTGAAGGCCGACCTCGACGGCGCCACGTGA